In one Bactrocera tryoni isolate S06 chromosome 5, CSIRO_BtryS06_freeze2, whole genome shotgun sequence genomic region, the following are encoded:
- the LOC120777253 gene encoding unc-112-related protein-like, producing MIHVGENSWNLRIFITDLRIEKTLRVRGDQHIGGIMLQLVEPENPKDWSDHALWWPAKNVWLTRTRSTLDQVGVQADCVLHFTPMHKTLRVQLPDLRYLDCRVDFSTKTFASIVNLCKGLDIRYPEELSFCKPIEPDHLKKNFSKLPQKAIPVADSDGTTFLQPAADTNSFIPINSTYNGSNGSLDKQQNENFLCAPVSPYASTPRRGPSGTAPSTPISSPTGTWKQSNNGYTTIDSSSSLGDIQENLACSPRSPSPDVRARLLRPRTLIEKARMNVGWLDSSLSIMEQGIREYETLCLRFKYYTFFDINPKYDQVRINQLYEQARWSILNEEIECTEEESLMFAALQFQINFQADSHSSKLDVVDSGNGENGTYDDIDSALNELQITLEGPNATTEVNNITKIPELSDYLKFLKPRKFTLKGYKRYFFAYRDLHLHLYKTADDSRRSAPELTINLRGCEVTPDVNLAQGKFSIKLEVSPEGHTGPNSEVWIRCDTEEQYARWMAACRLASKGRSLADSSYESEVTSIRSFLSMQKPVQGIAVNVDPRSIDANDYLSPRMLRKASGKAGQRILEAHANVRKLSLIEAKLKYIEAWQSLPDFGVTLFVIKFDGHKKEELLGVAHNRIMRMDLNTGDHIKTWRYNTMKAWNVNWGIKCMMIQFHDETVVFSCQSADCKVVHEFIGGYIFMSMRSKENNQTLNEELFHKLTGGWA from the coding sequence ATGATTCACGTTGGCGAGAATTCTTGGAATCTTCGGATTTTTATCACAGACTTGCGAATTGAAAAAACTTTACGAGTACGGGGCGATCAGCATATTGGTGGTATTATGCTGCAATTAGTTGAGCCCGAAAATCCAAAGGATTGGTCAGACCATGCCCTCTGGTGGCCTGCAAAAAATGTATGGTTGACAAGAACACGATCAACATTAGATCAAGTAGGTGTACAAGCGGATTGCGTACTCCATTTTACTCCAATGCACAAAACTCTCCGAGTACAATTACCGGATCTACGATACTTGGATTGTAGAGTGGATTTTTCTACTAAGACATTTGCGTCAATAGTAAATTTGTGTAAAGGGCTTGATATTCGATATCCTGAAGAATTATCCTTCTGTAAGCCTATTGAACCCGAtcaccttaaaaaaaatttttcgaaattgccTCAAAAGGCAATACCTGTAGCAGACTCTGATGGAACAACGTTTCTCCAACCAGCTGCAGACACAAATTCTTTTATTCCCATCAATTCAACATACAATGGAAGCAATGGAAGTTTGGATAagcaacaaaatgaaaattttttgtgtgcTCCCGTATCCCCGTATGCTTCAACACCTCGACGAGGCCCAAGTGGAACTGCTCCAAGTACTCCAATCAGCTCTCCAACAGGAACTTGGAAGCAAAGTAACAACGGTTACACAACTATTGATTCATCTTCTAGTCTTGGTGACATTCAAGAGAATTTAGCATGCTCACCTAGATCTCCAAGCCCAGATGTACGCGCAAGACTTTTACGCCCACGGACTTTAATAGAAAAAGCACGAATGAATGTTGGATGGCTGGATTCTTCTCTTTCAATAATGGAACAGGGTATTCGCGAATATGAGACCTTATGTTTACGTTTTAAGTATTATACATTTTTCGACATCAACCCGAAATACGATCAAGTGCGAATAAATCAATTATATGAACAAGCCAGATGGTCgattttaaatgaagaaattgaATGTACTGAAGAGGAGTCACTAATGTTTGCAGCTCTAcagtttcaaataaatttccaaGCGGATTCACATTCATCCAAATTAGATGTCGTAGATTCAGGCAATGGAGAGAATGGAACATACGATGACATTGATTCCGCACTTAATGAACTGCAAATTACATTAGAAGGGCCGAATGCTACTACAGAAGTTAACAACATTAcaaaaattccagaattatCAGACTACTTGAAATTCCTGAAACCTCGTAAATTTACACTAAAAGGttataaaagatatttttttgcatatcgagatcttcatcttcatctgtACAAAACGGCTGATGACTCTCGCCGCAGTGCTCCGGAGTTGACTATAAACTTGCGTGGATGTGAAGTAACTCCTGATGTAAATTTGGCTCAAGgaaaattttccattaaattagAAGTGTCGCCAGAAGGTCATACCGGTCCAAATAGCGAAGTGTGGATACGCTGTGACACAGAAGAACAGTATGCAAGATGGATGGCCGCTTGTCGGTTAGCATCAAAAGGTCGTTCTCTTGCTGATAGTTCATATGAAAGTGAAGTTACAAGCATCCGATCATTTCTAAGTATGCAGAAACCAGTACAGGGAATTGCTGTTAATGTAGACCCACGAAGCATTGATGCAAATGACTATTTATCTCCGAGAATGTTGCGCAAAGCATCTGGAAAAGCGGGTCAACGAATTTTAGAAGCTCATGCAAATGTACGAAAACTGTCGTTGATAGAAGCAAAGCTCAAATACATAGAGGCCTGGCAATCCTTGCCTGATTTTGGAGTTACAttgtttgttattaaatttgatGGACACAAAAAGGAAGAACTTCTTGGGGTTGCACATAATAGAATCATGCGGATGGACCTCAATACTGGTGATCATATTAAAACATGGCGCTACAACACGATGAAAGCCTGGAATGTGAACTGGGGTATTAAATGTATGATGATCCAATTTCATGATGAAACCGTTGTATTCTCATGCCAGTCAGccgattgcaaagttgttcacGAATTTATTGGTGGATATATATTTATGTCAATGCGGTCGAAAGAAAATAACCAAACTTTAAATGAAGAACTTTTCCATAAACTAACCGGGGGATgggcataa